From Enoplosus armatus isolate fEnoArm2 chromosome 23, fEnoArm2.hap1, whole genome shotgun sequence, a single genomic window includes:
- the rce1a gene encoding CAAX prenyl protease 2, producing the protein MAEGEDLPPNPLTEALKQSNGDFVPPDGVCWVSVLSCLLLACSYVGSLYVWRSDLPRDHPTVIKRRFTSVLIVSGLSPLFVWAWREFTGVRTVPSLLALMGIRFEGLIAAIVLPLLLTMVLFLGPLMQLAMDCPWSFMDGIRVAFDPWFWMLCFSDMRWLRNQVVAPLTEELVFRACMLPMLVPCAGPFAAIFTCPLFFGVAHFHHVIELLRFRQGTLSGIFLSAVFQFSYTAVFGAYTAFIFIRTGHLVGPVLCHSFCNYMGFPAISTALEHPHRLTVLSSYLLGVLLFLLLLFPFTDPSFYGLPTPVCTLASSPSSLCLS; encoded by the exons ATGGCAGAGGGGGAGGACTTACCACCGAACCCTCTGACAGAGGCGCTCAAACAGAGCAATGGAGACTTCGTACCCCCGGACGGTGTGTGCTGGGTGTCGGTGCtgtcctgtctgctgctggctTGCTCTTACGTCGGGAGTTTGTACGTGTGGCGGAGCGACCTGCCGAG GGATCACCCCACTGTGATAAAGAGACGCTTCACCAGTGTGCTGATCGTGTCGGGCCTGTCGCCTCTCTTTGTGTGGGCATGGAGGGAATTCACAGGTGTCAGG actgtCCCATCGTTACTGGCTCTGATGGGGATCCGGTTTGAAGGCCTCATTGCTGCCATCGtactccctctgctgctcaccATG GTCCTGTTTCTGGGCCCCCTCATGCAGTTGGCTATGGACTGTCCCTGGAGCTTCATGGATGGGATCCGGGTGGCCTTTG ACCCGTGGTTCTGGATGCTGTGCTTCAGCGACATGCGCTGGTTGAGGAATCAGGTGGTGGCACCGTTGACAGAGGAGCTGGTGTTCAGGGCCTGCATGCTGCCCATGCTGGTGCCCTGCGCGGGCCCTTTCGCCGCCATCTTCACCTGCCCCCTCTTCTTTGGAGTGG CCCACTTCCACCACGTGATCGAGCTGCTGAGGTTCAGACAGGGGACGCTGTCGGGgatcttcctctctgcag TGTTCCAGTTCTCCTACACAGCGGTGTTCGGGGCCTACACTGCCTTCATCTTCATTAGAACAG GTCACCTTGTGGGTCCGGTGCTCTGCCACTCCTTCTGTAATTACATGGGTTTCCCCGCCATCAGCACGGCGTTGGAGCACCCCCACCGCCTCACCGTCCTCTCCTCCTACCTGCTGGgggtcctcctcttcctcctcctcctcttccccttcacCGACCCCTCCTTCTACGGCCTCCCCACACCGGTCTGCACCCTCGCCTCCTCCCCCAGCTCCCTTTGCCTCTCCTGA